The Ptychodera flava strain L36383 chromosome 7, AS_Pfla_20210202, whole genome shotgun sequence DNA window caaattgtcAGCTTAGAATCACACCAAATCAGGGACCTTTCTTGATTGTGATGTGAATGAGTATTTGAGTTTTAAGCAACAACTTGTTATCAGGTATCTTAGAACACTGACATTTAGGTGGTCGATAAATTGTTTTTAAGGCTGAGGTACCATAGTGGAAATAAGTTTTCAACTCTTTTGTGTTTTTCCTAGTACCATGATGAGAATGTCAGTTTTTTGTAAAGCTTTTCTGTGTCTTGACTGAGTGCTAAATAAATCCCATTCAAAGATTAAGACAGAAAGGAGATTTTCAATTCTTCCTCGTTGCATCTGTTTTCAGTGTTTCTTTtagattttaatgaaattttgattaaaaactttAGCCATTGAAAAGTTGTacattggtccaaaattatcaaaagaattacagaaaaattcagaaaaattggaAAACTGTTGCGCAAAAGTTTTGgtgtcaaagggttaaatatccATAGTTGTTGTGTGTTATCAGTCACTGATACATTGCATTAACATTAAATTCTAAAGATGGTCACCTTGTGTGTGTATTGTCTCTCTCAGCCAGCAAAAGAACAACAAGCAGATATCAAAAAGGGAAAACAGCAacaccatcatcaccatcaccatcagcAGTCATCGGAGGAAGACTGGGAGAGTTACTATGGTTACAGTGATGATgcagcggccagtatttccaatgGTGACATGAGTGGAGTGGAGCAACGAATCATGGATGAAACGGGATGTCAGGTAGTGCACACATGATTTTGTAACGCTGGAAGTATGCACGAAAGTATAAAGTTGGAAGTTGAACATTTTATCTGCAAAATTTTGGCGTGTCGTTATTATTCCAAAGAAAAGTTTGTCTTCCATAGAGGGATGAGAAATGAAAAGGTTAAAGATTTGCCTCTGTGCTAGAATTCATACGGATgagaatattttacaagttaTAGCCACTGCCAAAAATAGATAAGCAAACCGTAGGTCTAAAatccagtgtttcatccaggatggcatcaacagagGGGATTTCCCCCTTCACACgaaaatttagggggatttcaccagtcagggggatttcaccagtccgtgtgttatacatgtatatctaaggtgtgactggcaccatttcatgggggactggttgacaaattactaggggtgccaacatgtcaacagagggggaatcccccatCCCCCTCTCTACATGAAACACTTTAAATCACATTTTTATATCACAGAAAAGAGAATTCACTATTTTGGTATGCTTGAAAAATAGATGAGACAAAGAGGTGTATGATAGAGCCCTGATGAAAACTACCTGTGTACAAGATAAGGCTGGAAGAAAACTGGATGCCTCTTAGATAAATGTTCTTGTAAACACATTGCATTGTATGGAACTGCTTACCCTTGGTCAtgtataaatatcaaatatccaGTACTTGCGATTAAAATATCCAATTTAGCTGCTTTCTGTTCTATGATATGTAGTCTGTAGGCTGTGTCCACATTTTGTATgtttcgatatctgtgcatcaATAGCAGGCACCTTGGGGAACTGTGGCGCTTAACATCTTCctgtttttgatttattttctgtttgtagGATTTACAATTAATCAGTGAGACACTTGTTGATCATCAAAATGATGTAGATGCCACCATAGATTTTCTCATACAACTTATGTTTACATCAAATGGTATGTAGAAGTGTCATTGTTTTGCAGAAGTTTTTAAGTGTGATTGGCAGAAAAAATAGAACATCGGTATTTCTTGAGGTTTTTGAATGTTCCAGCCTCCATCAATGAGAAACTGCTTACGGTACATGTAAAAAGCATGTTAACCTCTTCACCTCAATTCCCTGTAATCAGGTCCATAATAGAGATTGATCataaacaatgggtttgggcaaaCCATGTTGGCGGTAGGGTTAATGCAGCCAGCAGTATTCACCTCTTGGCTGTAATAagtaaaatattcttattttttgtgtaaaatttaaagatattaaacaatagaaatatataatttagaCTCAAAAAACTGTAACTTTATCTTGCATTGCTCAGATACATCAAGGGATTCTGGAGACAAAGATACAATTGCAGGTGATTTATGGTCAGAAAATGGTTCAGGATCAAGAATATTTGGTACTCTTCCCGTTGATGGTGCAGAAGATGGTTGCCATAGTAACACATCTCATAGTGTAGAGAGTAGTTCATCTGGTGCTAGACCCAAGGCAAATCAACGACATTCCTCAGGACAGGtaaacagtatacacatattgacttgCCATGAAGGTAACAGCATAGGGCCATATATTTCCCATAGGGCCATACAGCTGTCCGAAAGTAGTCTGTTTGACAAGGCAGTAATCTGAGGGAAACAGATTATTTTAGGGCAACTCTCAGGCCTGATTGAAACAAATTTATGCTGTTATCCAAACGTGGTAAGTCAAAATGTGCTTGGTAATTCAGTTCTCATCAATTTTCTCTCTTAAAAATCGCCAAAATCCTGTGCTATCACCAGGTCTCGGTCATAGACACTGTATGCTTTTACCTTTATCACAATGTGCACATATGTAGATGGTACCTTACTAAGGTAACAGTTGTCCAAAATGTTAACAAGGCCATTTACAGTCTCCAAAAAAGTTGACTGGTAACTGGCTCTTTGCACGTATAAGTGCTAAAATAATGCAtactatgtcattgtaacttTACGTATCACAACAGAGAATTTGATGAGGTGTGTTTCAGTAGCCAATTGCAACtgcttgttttcaacatactTTCATATTGGTCTTCTAAGTGCAACAGCCCCGGTATTGCTAATCAGGGAGCGCTTGTGCATTATCAAATTCTGGCACTTGAACCCCTGTAGATTGAATAGGGATGTATTAACCTAAGTAAGGTGAAATACATATGGGAAGAATTCCATCAAATACAGCTACAAAAGTCATATATATAAGCTCATGTTTGCagtaattcaaaaatttttggtATCGTGCCAGGATTTTGCATTTGGTAAGACTGATAGAAAAGGCATCTTTTTGTCAATCATCGAAGTACTAATCTAGTGACTCTTGTAGGTTGTATGCCATAGTTATAGTACTTAAATAATCGTAAGAATAAAGATAAAATTGAGTAGTTTTTCCGTAACCTAcagacaaatgaaatgtgaacATTTAGTTTTAATGCGTGGATTCTCAGTCGATTTGCTTGAAGCATtgtgaattcatttgtcatttaAACTTAGAGAGTTATATTTTGCAATGAAGGACAGCCATCATGAAGAGGGTGACATTAtagaatgatgatgatgtctgTATTTTTGCACACAGGCAAAGCCACATCCAACAAATCGTGAAAGGAAAAGACAAGCTagagaagaaaagaaaagacgACAGATGGAGAGACATCGGAGGAAAGTGCGAGGAGAGGATGTAGATTTGGATGATGAGGACAGCCGGAATGATCCCATTGATCCATTATTGAAAGACATGCATATGTTAGCTATTTAATTTAACTATAAGGAACATTGTAAATTATTGAGATATGGAGGATATTTACAGAGAGCTGTGTGGAATTCTGTGGTGAGATGGAACAGCCATGTACTGGTAGCTCTAGCGAGGATACGCCAAATAATGCAATTACCTggtgtaaattttgataaaggaCAAGATAAGGagtgacaaaaaaaaaccaaatcatgttttgacaactgtgTGTCATCTTAATTCATAAGGTTTACATGTTTTATTATGTATGGTGTTGAAGTGTAGGCCTCTTTATTAACTGTAATTCCTTTAAGCACGGTGCTTATAAAACACAATCTTCAGTTCCATTATTGTTTGCTCTAAATTCATATAGTTATTTCATGATCACTCCATCACCATGTGTGTAAACCCTCATATCATGGAGATGATATGTCAGTTAAATGTGCATCTATCACAAATGAATCATATTGCGCTCAGTGCCTTTGTTCTGTGATATTCCTATTGCACTTTTTGTTCCTGATTATAGCCAAACTGCAATCCCAATCTAAGGCAGACTCGAGGGTTGGAGAATGGAGCAAAGTAATGAGTACAGGAGTGAACATATGCATTGGTTTATTTGCTGGATGCAAGAACTGGTAAAACCAGTTTTGCTGGCAAGTGTTGCATTCTTATCATGTAGGTCCATTGGTTACCTGGATATGCAATGGTAAATTCACTCTGCACCAAAACTGCAGATTGTTTGTGTAGTGTGTTGGGACTACCATACTGGATCAGCTCAGCCTGCAATAAAAGTAGATATTGTTATGAATTATTGGTACCACACAACCTTAACAAGGAATGCGCCTTGGGGGACAGATATGCAGGCTGTGAAACTTTCGCAAGATTTTATTTGGTCTACCAattgtgggctcattttgaagctcaaagAGTAACTTAAGGTTGTACGggcttacttttgtgaaaattgaaaatttaatttttccccatagaggtaacacagggatttcggccattttgaattttcaagtatcggtaaatttaCACGATGAACCCAGATTTCTAAtctagattttgaaagagaatagttgaaagtttattTGAGGAAGGTTCGAGCAAACATTTAAGTTTTTTATATTCGAGGCGTGAACTACCTTAATCACCAGCTTTCCTTGGTTGAACtaattgtaatttgtaaagGCTTCACTTTGCTGTGCAACTGAAATGTCAGTTTTGAGCGAATTGTGCAGTTGAGCAGGAAGAATTCATTAGGCAAACTAAACTATTATTGGTTCCATCCATTGCTATACTGTCACTGTTGGACAAGTCTGTCTTCATCAAACAATTCACTACAAGGCCTTACAAACTGCTTATAAcagatttattttgcaaatataaTGCAATGTACATTTAATTTAGAGATATATAAGATTGACATTTTTGTTGGTGTTTATATGAATAAAATCAAATCTCTGGTTATTGAGACAAAACTTCAAAGTCATACTCCCTTTATACTTTTTTGGgtgttaaaatttacaaaatatcattataTTTACAGTTAATGAAGCACCAAATCAAAGCTTTGAAGCTCCTTCTCAATTAAAGTGATTCTGGTGTTGGTCACACTGAAAACTGATACTTGCAAAATATTGAGAATGCAAACGTAGCCAATAGAATGAGTCATAAGCATGATGATATATGCTAATTACATGTACTATACCGGtactttgtgataaaaatcaGCGCTTTTGCTTGCGTTGTGGTTATTCCATGGCATGTACACTAAATCAAGGAGTGGAAATCGCCCTGCTTTGCCAGTAAACAACTGGCTTTATGCCATATCATGTGTTTATTCAATTGAAAGAGAACGTAATAAAAGAGGGAAGATGTATGAACTCTTGTGACAATGGTACAGTAAGCCTTTGTGTGACAGTAGCTACAGCATATTGTGGCAACACAGCGATACACTACCCCATTCACAATGTCTCAATGTGTGGCAGGTTGCCAGTCACAAACCAATCATCTGCCAGCTGTAGCCAGTCACAAACCAATCATCTGCCAGCTGTAGCCAGTCACAAACCAATCATCTGCCAGCTGTAGCCAGTCACAAACCAATCATCTACTGGCTGTAGCCAGTCACAAACCAATCATCTGCCAGCTGAAGCTGGTGCACATTATCTTTTCCTTTCCATTGCCTATGATTTCACTACATCCAAACAACCTCTTTGAAAAGATGCAAACACTTCGCTTAGGTAatgaatgtatacatgtaccactGATATTGGAATAACCAAGACATGATAACCATGATCAATGTGAAATATTGCTTTATTCTTGATCAAATCCATGAACAAAACACACAATAACTTACATATACATAAAATAGATGCAGAAGGTACAAAATTTCACAAGAAATTGATCAAGGTAGCTAATTCTTGAGCAGGGAAAAGTTCtaataattatgataatttggttcaaaattcgTTGAAATAAAAGCTGAAACTtgatatatatttcaaataaataatcTTGTTCAGGCAGTTACTGATACAAATAATCTGTTACAGAAATAATCATAGTGCtgatataattaaaaaaaattttttttttgatcctTGTGTTCTGGTACATTGACTCAATCTGTGCCACTATCTCatgttgaaacaaaaaaatcacatgaAAAGAATTCTATGACCATTAAAATCCTGTACGACACACAATGTCGGCAAGGGTCTACTAAAAAGGTGCCAAAAAACAATTAAATGCATGAAAATATGGATAATTGTAGCACACGTATTCAAGGTAGTTATGGACATGATGGTCCAGTGTCTGTGTAAAATAAAGGTCGTTACATACCGGTAGTTCGAGACAGAACTGAAGACAATGAACACACATTAAAAGACTCAACAATGAAGGTGCAAGAATAAATAGTCAAAAGGACCTGATTTAATGACACTAGAATCAGGTCCCAAGGTTCTCCTAAGGAAATAAACGGATCAATGCACACATAACATGGAATGAACTCATTTTCTTCGAAAGGTGAATGACACGTCTCAACTGATGAATATTATACATGCCATCTTACTTCCCACGCAAAGacataatttatatttttcattttaatcagTCTTTAAAAGAGTTCTAAAGCTTTACATTGTAATTCCAAAAACTCGGATATTGCTGTCAATACAACCTGAATACACATATCCATATATTTTTTCTCCTTTGAAATTCTCACACTTTTTCAAAtgtctaaaaatatttttttaaataaggaATAAATGCAATGAGAACAATTACATACAAAAAGAGGTATAATCACTCTTTATTTCTGATTTATTTcttgaaaagtagcaaaataTTACCTGAAGGGTTGGGAAAATGTTCACACTTGGTGTACACACTG harbors:
- the LOC139136771 gene encoding OTU domain-containing protein 3-like; its protein translation is MAKTQRKSKSQIQDDRERKRDERTVRSAMRKQNRDKSYLAEDENFAGFATQLQTRGLQLRDIPGDGNCLFRALGDQLEGHTRNHLKHRQDTVQYMIDHRNDFEPFVEDDIPFDRHAVLLRKPGTYAGNDAIVAFARLHEVNVIIHQLNAPLWQVHGTEKSKAKELHISYHNGDHYSSVRKLGDNSDQPANIRLPPAKEQQADIKKGKQQHHHHHHHQQSSEEDWESYYGYSDDAAASISNGDMSGVEQRIMDETGCQDLQLISETLVDHQNDVDATIDFLIQLMFTSNDTSRDSGDKDTIAGDLWSENGSGSRIFGTLPVDGAEDGCHSNTSHSVESSSSGARPKANQRHSSGQAKPHPTNRERKRQAREEKKRRQMERHRRKVRGEDVDLDDEDSRNDPIDPLLKDMHMLAI